One Vespa velutina chromosome 9, iVesVel2.1, whole genome shotgun sequence DNA segment encodes these proteins:
- the LOC124951710 gene encoding UDP-glycosyltransferase UGT5-like, whose product MKLIIGLALFFNVLTTQHKLVNSKRLFIIVPVSYYSHQTVYQSLWRKLHERGHELVMLTLNSIKDPNLANYTEINYNITHENLKNIFNEKLNRRFTEIEANILLDTCRHYIIEELLKIPDIQKLFLSESNEKFDAVIVETLSSPIFYLLAQKFNAPLIGIMSLQLRNFERYLLGSPILSSHLSNWEIEDISTNPTFWQRLNNFINTYYYIYYWLYIFIPIQQMLANKYLGDNVPSIIEAAQNMSLVVANSHMIYLYSRPEIPNVVYYNNVHISKIPPTLPTDLRIFLDNATNGFIYMSLGSTVKYDYLMENTKTLFWNVLSKLPWPVVWSRSDADSIKNFSYHFDKIFISKWVPQQGILAHPNIKLFIYQGGLQSTEEAIYYGVPLIGIPIIFDQEYNVKRMATLGVARHLHLINITEKVFNDSIYDIFNNRERYREKMLELQNIVNDVPYDTLENAVWWIEYVIRNKGVPYLQFDEKYKPYYQRYDIDIIVLLSIFIIFLILFLLYIVLTISSYIIIRYRFTKEKLS is encoded by the exons ATGAAGTTAATCATTGGTTTGGCGTTATTCTTCAATGTTTTAACAACACAACACAAACTGGTAAATagtaaaagattatttatcattgtgCCTGTATCCTATTATAGTCATCAAACCGTATATCAATCATTATGGAGGAAGCTGCACGAACGTGGGCATGAACTCGTGATGTTAActttaaattcgattaaagATCCAAACTTGGCGAATTATACagaaatcaattataatattacccatgaaaatttaaagaatatcTTCAATGAAAAACTAAACAGAAGATTTACAGAAATAGAAGCTAATATACTTTTAGATACTTGTCgtcattatattattgaagaaCTATTAAAGATTCCagatattcaaaaattatttctgtcTGAGAGCAATGAGAAATTCGATGCAGTTATTGTGGAGACTTTATCATCTCCGATTTTCTATTTACTAGCTCAGAAATTCAATGCTCCTTTAATAG GTATCATGTCGCTACAGTTACGTAATTTTGAACGATATTTGTTGGGAAGTCCAATATTGTCATCGCATCTTTCGAATTGGGAAATAGAAGATATCTCAACTAATCCAACTTTCTGGCAAAgattgaataatttcataaacacctattattacatatattactgGCTTTATATCTTCATTCCTATTCAACAAATGCTAGCTAACAAGTATTTAGGAGATAATGTACCCAGTATCATCGAAGCTGCACAAAATATGAGCCTTGTTGTCGCCAATTCTcacatgatatatttatattcccGACCAGAAATACCCAAcgttgtttattataataacgttcataTTTCCAAGATACCACCAACTTTGCCCACA GATTTACGTATATTTCTTGACAATGCTACAAacggatttatatatatgagccTTGGTTCAACagtaaaatatgattatttgatggaaaatacaaaaacacTATTTTGGAATGTACTCTCTAAGTTACCTTGGCCGGTAGTATGGTCGCGAAGTGATGCAgatagtattaaaaatttctcatatcacttcgataaaatattcatttcaaaGTGGGTTCCTCAGCAAGGCATTTTGG CTCACCccaatattaaattatttatatatcaaggTGGCCTTCAAAGTACCGAAGAAGCTATATATTATGGTGTGCCACTTATAGGAATACCAATAATATTTGATCAAGAGTATAACGTAAAAAGAATGGCGACTTTGGGTGTCGCTAGACATCTTCATCTGATCAATATTACCGAAAAAGTATTTAACGATtcaatttatgatatatttaataacagaGAAAG atatagagaaaaaatgttaGAGCTTCAGAACATCGTCAATGACGTTCCTTACGATACATTGGAAAATGCTGTGTGGTGGATCGAATATGTTATACGTAATAAAGGAGTCCCGTATTTACAATTTGACGAGAAATATAAACCATACTATCAACGATacgatatagatattatcgtacTCTTATCaatattcatcatttttctaatcctttttctgctatatattgtattaacaatctcgtcatatataataatacgttaTCGATTCACAAAAGAGAAACTTTCTTAA